Within Serratia odorifera, the genomic segment ACGTGCATATGGCCGGCAACGATCGCCGCCAGCTCCGGGTTGGCGCGCGCGATATCGCCCACGCCGGTGCCTGGCCGCTGATTCTCGTTGTCGATACCCATATGCGCCACCAGCACGATGGCGTCCACTTGTCCCTGAATCTGCTGAATGACCTGCCTGACCGCCTGCACCGGATCGGTGAAGTTCAATCCCTTCACCCGATCGGTGCCCTTGGCGAATTCGGCGGTCATCGGCGTATCCATGCCGATAATGCCGATCTTCACCCCCTGACGTTCGATGATTTTATATGCCGGCAGATAAGGCTTGCCGCTGTCCCACAGGATATTGCCGGCCAATGCGGTGCCGGTGAACTGATTGAGCGAGGTCGCCAGCGGCTTGAGACCAAAGTCGAATTCGTGGTTGCCCATCACCCAGACGTCATACTCCAGCGCATTAAAACCGAGGATCATCGGGCTGGTTTTTTCGTTTTTAAACGTTTCGACAAAATTACCCTGAATGGTGTCGCCGGCGTCAACCAGGATCACGTTCGGCTGCTGGGCGCGGATCTGCTGGATCTGAGTGGCGATCTGGCTCAGGCTGCCGGCCAGATTTTCGGTGTCGGTGGAATAATCCCAGGGTACGAAGGTACCGTGCAGATCGGAAGTGCCGAGAAGGGTGATATTGACAGGTTCAGCGGCCATCGCGGAGGTTCCCAGGCAAAGCAATACGGCAAGCAGCGTGTTTTTCATTTTTTATCTAATTATAGGCGGGGGAAATGAAAGGGAATCATGCGATCCACTTTGCATTTTATCCAGAGTGTTTTCAGGTTGATTCAGAGAAATGGGAGGTAGCTCAATGAATACTCCTCCCGATATTCGTCAATGCTGTACCAGCGTCGCAAGTACCGGGAGCTCGCCGAAATAATTGGCCTGGCGGCAAGTTGGCGCTGCAGCGTCAAGTATGAAGGGGATCCGGCATATAGATGTCGAAACGGTGATTTTTGGTGGTCGTCGCCGCATGTGCTGGCACGTTCGCCAATGGCGGCGCGTAGTCCGGGCGCTTCACCACGATGCGTTTGGTCGCCAGGCGGCGCGCCGGTGCCAGCAGGCCATCGGCGTCGTCGTCGCTACCCCACCAGCGACTGGAATACCCGCATCTCTTTCTTCACCAACGCACTTTTCTGTTTGTGCGGATACATCGGATCGAGGTAGACCACTTCCGGCCGCGGTTCGAGTTCCGCCAGCGCCGTCAGGCTGGAGGCATGCAGCAGCGTCAGGCGCTCACGCAGCCATGGACCGATTTCAGCGTCCTGATAGCCGCGCTGCAGGCCGTCGTCGAGCAGTGCCGCCACCACCGGATTGCGTTCCAGCATGCGTACGCGGCAACCGAGCGCCGCCAGCACGAAGGCGTCGCGCCCCAGCCCGGCGGTGGCGTCCACCACATCCGGTAAATAGTTGCCTTTGATGCCAACCGCCTTGGCTACCGCTTCACCCCGGCCGCCACCAAAGCGTCGCCGGTGCGCCATCGGACCGGTAACAAAATCGACGTAAATCGCCCCGAGCTTCGGCTCGTCGCGCTTGCGCAGCTCCAGCCGTTGCGGCGTCAACACTAACGCCATCAGCGCCTGGTCGTCCGATGTCAGTTGCCAACGATCGCCAAAATAGACAAGGCGCCGGGATCGGCGCCTGCTTCACACAATAAACACACGCTCACGTGTCGAGTTACCCTTTGATTCCGTAATGGCGCAGCATAGCATCCAGCTGTGGCTCACGGCCACGGAAGCGTTTGAACAGCTCCATTGGCTCTTCCGAACCACCACGCGACAGAATGTTATCCAGGAACGACTGGCCGGTTTCAGCGTTGAAAATACCTTCTTCTTCAAAACGCGAATAGGCATCTGCCGACAGCACTTCCGCCCATAGATAGCTGTAATAACCTGCCGCATAGCCGCCGGCGAAGATATGGCTGAACGCGTGCGGGAAACGGCCCCAGCTCGGCGACGGCACCACCGCGACCATTTTCTTCACCTCGGCCAGCAGCGGCAGGATCTGCGCACCGGTTTGCGGATCGTATTCAAAGTGCATGCGGAAGTCGAACAGGCCAAATTCCAGCTGACGCAGAATGAACAGCGCCGCCTGATAGTTTTTAGCCTCCAGCAGCTTATCGAGCAGAGCGGTTGGCAGCGGCTCGCCGGTCTGATAATGACCGGAAATAAATGCCAGCGCTTCCGGCTCCCAGCACCAGTTTTCCATAAACTGGCTTGGCAGTTCGACCGCATCCCACGGCACCCCGCTGATGCCTGCGACGCCGGCGGTATCGATTTGCGTCAGCATATGGTGCAGGCCATGGCCAAACTCATGGAACAGCGTCGTCACTTCGTTATGGGTAAACAGCGCCGGCTGGTCGCCCAATGGACGGTTGAAGTTACAGGTCAGGTAGGCCACCGGTTTTTGCAACTCGCCGTTGGCTTTGCGCAGGCTGCCAACGCAGTCATCCATCCAGGCACCGCCACGCTTGTTCTCGCGCGCATACAGATCCAGGTAGAAGCTGCCGCGCAGCGCGCCGCTCGCATCGAACAAATCAAAGAAGCGCACTTCCGGATGCCAGGTATCAACGTCTTTACGCTCTTTGGCGCTAATACCGTAAATGCGTGTTACCACTTCAAACAGCCCATCGACAACGCGCTGTTCCGGGAAGTACGGACGCAGCTGTTCGTCGCTGATCGAGAACAGGTGCTGTTTTTGCTTTTCGCCGTAATAGGTAATGTCCCACGCTTCCAGCTGATCGACGCCATAATGCTGTTGGGCAAAAGCACGTAGCTGGGCCAGTTCCTGCTCCGCCTGCGGGCGGGCGCGCTTGGCCAAATCGTTCAGGAAGCCAATGACCTGCTGCGGGGTTTCCGCCATTTTGGTGGCCAGTGATTTGTCGGCGTAGGTCGCGAAACCCAGCAGTTGCGCCAGTTCGTGACGCAGCGCCAGGGTTTCCGCCATCACTTCGCTGTTATCCCATTTGCCCGCATTCGGCCCCTGATCGGAGGCGCGGGTGGTGAACGCGCGGTACATTTCTTCGCGCAGCGCCTGATTGTCGGCGTAGGTCATCACCGGCAGGTAGCTCGGCATGTCCAGCGTCAGCAGCCATCCTTCCTGCTCTTTGGCCTGCGCCATCGCCTGTGCCTGTGCCAATGCGCTGGCCGGCAGACCGCTCAGTTCGGCTTCGTCGGTAATCAGTTTGCTCCAGCCCATGGTGGCGTCGAGCACGTTATTGCTGTAGGTCGAACCCAGTTCAGACAGCCGCGCGACGATCTCACCGTAACGACGCTGTTTTTCCGGCGACAGGCCAATGCCCGACAGCTCGAAATCACGCAGCGCGTTTTCCACCGCCTTGCGCTGCGGCAGGGTCAGTTGAGCGAACGCATCACCTTCCTTCAGATTGCGGTAGGCTTGATACAGCCCTTCGTGCTGGCCTACCCAGGTGCCGTACTCCGACAGCAGCGGCAATGCCTGCTCATAGGCTTCACGCAGTTCCGGGCTGTTTTTTACCGAATTAAGGTGGCCGATAGGCGACCAGATGCGCGACAGGCGATCGTCAGACTCCGCCAGTGGCTGCACCAGATTATCCCAGGTGAACGGCCCCGGCTGCGCGACCACGCGTTCTACCTCGGCGCGGCAATCGTTCAGCGCGGATTGCACCGCAGGCACGATATCTTCAGGGCGAATAGCGGAAAACGGCGGCAGGGAAAACGGTGTCAGCAACGGATTTGTCATAGGGCAGTCCTGATTAGCGTTGGGGCCCGCCGCAACCGACGGGCCTTAAAATGCGTATGATTAACTAACATGGAGCCAAGCGAGGCGAAAATCAATGGTCGGCATTGATGGATAGTGCCTTAAACCACGCGTTAATAGCGCTGTCCGACACCGCTGGAGATGCCGGGTTATCAGAGGGTGCGGCATGAACGCGCCCATCCTGATCCGACAGATAGCTGGCCAGGCGGTGGCCGCGCTGGCATAGCGACAGGCTATCCACCCGCGCGCAACCACCATCACGTTTTTGCCGATACCCCGAGGGTTGCCTTATTCCCTGCGCTAATGCAGTTCAGTTTTTCCCGGCCAGACAGTTTATACTGTGCAGATTATATGCCTTATTGAAAGCTCCTCTCATGGAGCACAAGGAACCGTCACCAGCCATGTTAAGTTATCGCCACAGTTTTCACGCCGGCAACCATGCCGACGTGCTGAAGCACACCGTTCAGAGCCTGATCATCGAGTCGCTGAAAGAAAAAGACAAACCGCTACTGTATCTGGACACCCACTCAGGTGCGGGGCGCTATCAGCTGAGCGGTGAGCACGCCGAACGCACCGGGGAATATCTCGAAGGTATTGGCCTGCTGTGGCAACGTGACGATATTCCGCCAGAAATGGCCGCCTACATGAGCGTGGTGCATAATTTTAACCGCAGCGGCACCTTGCGTTACTACCCGGGCTCACCGCTGATTGCCCGCCAGTTGCTGCGCCCACAGGACAAGATCCACCTGACCGAGCTGCACCCTAGCGACTACCCGTTGTTGCGCAGCGAGTTTCAAAAAGACGAGCGCGCCAAGGTACAGCGCGCCGACGGCTATCAGCAGTTGAAATCACAGTTGCCCCCGACATCGCGCCGCGGGCTGATCCTGATGGATCCGCCTTACGAACTGAAAACCGATTACCAGGACGTGGTTAAAGGCATTCAGGAAGGTTATAAGCGCTTTGCCACCGGCACCTACGCACTGTGGTATCCGGTGGTGCTGCGCCAGCAGATCAAGCGCATGCTGAAAGATCTGGAAGCCACCGGCATTCGCCGCATTCTGCAAATCGAGCTGGCGGTGAAGCCGGACAGCGATCAACGCGGCATGACCGCCTCCGGCATGATTGTCATTAACCCGCCGTGGAAGCTGGAACAGCAGATGAAAAACGTGCTGCCGTGGCTGCACAAGGTGTTGGTGCCATCGGGCATTGGTCACCATCTGGTGAACTGGGTGGTGCCGGAATAATCCTGCATGGCGCGCACTGCGCGCGCCTGATTCCTGCCTATCACAGCCATTGACGCAATCTTTGCGACAAACCCGCATCAGGCGTTAAACTCTTACGTTCTTCAAATTACACAACTCATGGAAAACCCAGATGACGAAACATTACGATTATCTAGCAATTGGCGGCGGCAGCGGCGGTATCGCATCGATCAACCGGGCAGCCATGTATGGCCAGAAATGCGCGCTGATTGAAGCCAAAGAACTGGGCGGCACCTGCGTTAACGTGGGTTGTGTACCGAAGAAGGTGATGTGGCACGCGGCGCAGATCGCCGAGGCCATTCATCAATATGGTCCGGATTATGGTTTCGATACCACCGTCAACGCGTTTGACTGGAAAAAACTGATCGCCAACCGTACCGCCTATATCGACCGTATCCATACCTCTTACGACAACGTATTGGGTAAAAACAAGGTTGATGTAATCAAAGGCTTCGCCCGCTTTGTTGACGCTCATACCGTGGAAGTCAACGGCGAAAAAATCACTGCCGATCATATCCTGATCGCCACCGGTGGCCGCCCAAGCCATCCGGATATTCCGGGGGCGGAATACGGCATTGATTCCGACGGTTTCTTCGAGCTGGACGCGCTGCCAAAACGCGTTGCCGTGGTCGGTGCTGGCTACATCGCGGTGGAAATCGCTGGCGTGCTGAATGCGCTTGGCGCTGAAACCCACCTGTTCGTGCGTAAGCACGCGCCGCTGCGCAGCTTCGATCCACTGATCGTGGAAACGCTGGTAGAAGTCATGAACACCGAAGGGCCGACCCTGCACACCGAATCGGTGCCGAAAGCCATCGTCAAGAACGCTGACGGCAGCCTGACGCTGCAACTGGAAAACGGCAAGGCATGTACCGTCGACAGCCTGGTATGGGCGATTGGCCGCGAGCCGGCTACCGACAACCTGAATCTGGCCGTGACCGGGGTGAAAACCAACGCTCAGGGCTACATCGAAGTGGACAAGTTCCAGAATACCAGTGTGAAAGGCATCTATGCGGTCGGCGATAACACCGGCGCGGTTGAACTGACGCCGGTTGCGGTCGCCGCCGGTCGCCGCCTGTCCGAACGCCTGTTCAACAACAAGCCGAACGAGCATCTGGATTACAGCAATATTCCAACCGTGGTGTTCAGCCACCCGCCAATCGGCACCATCGGCCTGACCGAGCCGGAAGCGAAAGAGAAATACGGCGAAGACCAGGTCAAAGTGTACCGTTCTGCGTTCACCGCCATGTACAGCGCCGTGACCCAGCATCGTCAGCCGTGCCGCATGAAGCTGGTATGCGTCGGCGCAGAAGAGAAGATTGTCGGGATCCACGGTATCGGCTTCGGTATGGATGAAATGCTGCAAGGCTTTGCCGTCGCAGTGAAAATGGGCGCCACCAAGCAGGACTTTGATAACACCGTGGCGATCCACCCAACCGCAGCGGAAGAGTTCGTCACCATGCGCTAACGCGGCAAAGCGGCCATCGGTCGCTGTCGGTGTCGGTGTCGGTGTCTCAACGGTGTGACACCGCTTTCTCTCTAGGCCAACGGCTACGGCAGTTGGCCTTTTTTATCAGCCTGTCCCGCCTAAAACCCGATAATAACTGATGTCAAACACTGCCAGCGGCAACAAGGTAATTATTGTGGTGATTAATAAAAACTTCATATAATAAAAATGACATTATAGAAAAATGAAAGAAATAATATTTATCGGCAAGCCAGTTTGATTTCAAATGCTTAAAGCGTTTTTTCTGTCTTTTACTTTTTGACCAGCGCTGAGGTTAATCCTAATCATTCGGTAACGTTACCTGATACGTTGACAATAAACGGTTGTTGGTTAAGTTTGTTGGTGAATATATCCACTCTCAAACAGGAAGAAAAATGGCAATCGATACTTTTTTAAAGGTTGAAGGTGTTACCGGTGAGTCCCATGATTCCAATCACAAAAACTGGACCGATGTACTGTCATTTACCTGGGGTGCCTCTCAGCCAGGCAATATGTCGGTTGGCGGTGGCGGCGGGAGTGGCAAAGTCAATTACCGCGATTTGGAAGTCCAGGCGCTGATCGATAAATCCACACCGGCCATTTTAAAATTCTGCTCCAGCGGCAAACACGTCAATAAAGTTGAAGTCTCTATTTGTAAGGCCGGTGGTAGCCAGGTGGAATATGCCCGCATTGTGCTGGAAGACGTGCTGGTGACATTGGCCGATTTTACCGGCGTCGGCCATACCGATAATATTCTGGTGAAATACCGCTTCCAGGCGTCGAAAGTCAACCTGCATTATTGGGAACAGACGGATAAAGGCACCAAGGGCGCGGAAACCAAAGCCGGTTGGGATATCAAACAAAACAAAGAAATATAACCTGACCACGGGGGGGTTCTATGGCAGACCCAACACTGGATATCGAATCCGTTTTAAAAGGCAGCCTGCTCAGCCAGGATGACCTGCGGATCATTCTCGCCTTTATTAACGAGCTGGACGAAGAGACGCTGGCGCAGTTCGAAAACGATACCGACTCCGGCATCATGAACAACTTCATGGAGTTACAGCGCGCCAACCAGCGGCGGGAATCGTTGGAGGATTACGGCGCGCCACGCGACGATGAAGCGAGCATCGGCTTGCGCAATATGAATGGCAACGTGTTGCAAGACAACCCGTCGGTTTTCAACAGATACAACACCGCGCTCAAGGGCTACGGCGGTAACGTCTATGACGATACGCAAAAGAGCAATTACTCCATGGCCGCCGCAGCGGTAGGTGCCATTGGCGCACTGTCGGGTTCCGGCGCCGTTTTTGCCGCCACCGCCGCCGCCCAGGCCGGCCAGACGCTGATGACCAATATCTATGTCCGTTACGCCATGACCGCCGTTGGCACGCTGGGAATTTCGAGCGGCTGCGTGCTGGCGGTACGCAACTTTCTGTCTGACCGCCAGGTAGGGCAAAATAAGAAGCTGATAGACGCGATGAAAAAGATGGCGAAAAGCAGAAACAAGCTCACCACCTTTTTCAATGAAACCCGCGTCAAAATCCTCAAAGATGAGGAAAAAGCAAAAAAAAGCGCCATGACCTATATGAGCCGGCGCCCACTCGATCTGGCCAACGGTGGGGATGTCAGAACGCGGATGGAACGGCTGTTTTCTACCGTATTGCTG encodes:
- the prlC gene encoding oligopeptidase A, with product MTNPLLTPFSLPPFSAIRPEDIVPAVQSALNDCRAEVERVVAQPGPFTWDNLVQPLAESDDRLSRIWSPIGHLNSVKNSPELREAYEQALPLLSEYGTWVGQHEGLYQAYRNLKEGDAFAQLTLPQRKAVENALRDFELSGIGLSPEKQRRYGEIVARLSELGSTYSNNVLDATMGWSKLITDEAELSGLPASALAQAQAMAQAKEQEGWLLTLDMPSYLPVMTYADNQALREEMYRAFTTRASDQGPNAGKWDNSEVMAETLALRHELAQLLGFATYADKSLATKMAETPQQVIGFLNDLAKRARPQAEQELAQLRAFAQQHYGVDQLEAWDITYYGEKQKQHLFSISDEQLRPYFPEQRVVDGLFEVVTRIYGISAKERKDVDTWHPEVRFFDLFDASGALRGSFYLDLYARENKRGGAWMDDCVGSLRKANGELQKPVAYLTCNFNRPLGDQPALFTHNEVTTLFHEFGHGLHHMLTQIDTAGVAGISGVPWDAVELPSQFMENWCWEPEALAFISGHYQTGEPLPTALLDKLLEAKNYQAALFILRQLEFGLFDFRMHFEYDPQTGAQILPLLAEVKKMVAVVPSPSWGRFPHAFSHIFAGGYAAGYYSYLWAEVLSADAYSRFEEEGIFNAETGQSFLDNILSRGGSEEPMELFKRFRGREPQLDAMLRHYGIKG
- a CDS encoding 23S rRNA (adenine(2030)-N(6))-methyltransferase RlmJ — translated: MLSYRHSFHAGNHADVLKHTVQSLIIESLKEKDKPLLYLDTHSGAGRYQLSGEHAERTGEYLEGIGLLWQRDDIPPEMAAYMSVVHNFNRSGTLRYYPGSPLIARQLLRPQDKIHLTELHPSDYPLLRSEFQKDERAKVQRADGYQQLKSQLPPTSRRGLILMDPPYELKTDYQDVVKGIQEGYKRFATGTYALWYPVVLRQQIKRMLKDLEATGIRRILQIELAVKPDSDQRGMTASGMIVINPPWKLEQQMKNVLPWLHKVLVPSGIGHHLVNWVVPE
- the gorA gene encoding glutathione-disulfide reductase, giving the protein MTKHYDYLAIGGGSGGIASINRAAMYGQKCALIEAKELGGTCVNVGCVPKKVMWHAAQIAEAIHQYGPDYGFDTTVNAFDWKKLIANRTAYIDRIHTSYDNVLGKNKVDVIKGFARFVDAHTVEVNGEKITADHILIATGGRPSHPDIPGAEYGIDSDGFFELDALPKRVAVVGAGYIAVEIAGVLNALGAETHLFVRKHAPLRSFDPLIVETLVEVMNTEGPTLHTESVPKAIVKNADGSLTLQLENGKACTVDSLVWAIGREPATDNLNLAVTGVKTNAQGYIEVDKFQNTSVKGIYAVGDNTGAVELTPVAVAAGRRLSERLFNNKPNEHLDYSNIPTVVFSHPPIGTIGLTEPEAKEKYGEDQVKVYRSAFTAMYSAVTQHRQPCRMKLVCVGAEEKIVGIHGIGFGMDEMLQGFAVAVKMGATKQDFDNTVAIHPTAAEEFVTMR
- a CDS encoding Hcp family type VI secretion system effector, which gives rise to MAIDTFLKVEGVTGESHDSNHKNWTDVLSFTWGASQPGNMSVGGGGGSGKVNYRDLEVQALIDKSTPAILKFCSSGKHVNKVEVSICKAGGSQVEYARIVLEDVLVTLADFTGVGHTDNILVKYRFQASKVNLHYWEQTDKGTKGAETKAGWDIKQNKEI